A window of Chloracidobacterium sp. N contains these coding sequences:
- the rapZ gene encoding RNase adapter RapZ, with amino-acid sequence MPNAVGTTQDVANTPSPCLAGHFGFVMPRRPKSPPPAPPNFVVITGLSGSGKQSALNALEDLGYFGVDNLPVALLPTFAELCRRSEGGLSRAAVVVDAREPAFVAAFPAAYTRLRELVSHVRLLFFEATDDVLMRRYSETRRPHPLDTANRHTRGLRAAIQAERTLLAPVRELADRIIDTSGLTIYDLRRQLGEALGAGQTARMRVLLLSFGFKHGIPTEADLVLDVRFLKNPHYVPELRPLTGRDAPVADFLLADEEVVETRNRFAELLAFVVPRYARDGRSYLTIAIGCTGGKHRSVMMAEALAREVRKLRFAVRVRHRDMAK; translated from the coding sequence TTGCCCAATGCGGTTGGCACGACACAGGATGTGGCCAACACGCCGAGTCCCTGCCTGGCCGGCCATTTTGGATTCGTGATGCCGCGTCGCCCCAAGTCTCCCCCGCCTGCGCCGCCAAACTTTGTGGTCATCACCGGACTGAGCGGTTCCGGCAAACAGTCGGCGCTCAATGCCCTGGAAGACCTGGGCTACTTTGGTGTGGACAACCTGCCGGTGGCGCTGCTGCCGACCTTTGCCGAACTGTGCCGCCGTTCGGAAGGCGGACTGTCCCGCGCGGCCGTCGTAGTGGATGCGCGGGAACCGGCTTTTGTCGCCGCCTTTCCGGCGGCCTACACGCGGCTGCGCGAACTCGTCAGCCACGTCCGGCTGCTGTTTTTTGAAGCCACTGACGACGTGCTCATGCGCCGCTACAGCGAAACCCGCCGCCCGCATCCGCTGGATACGGCGAACCGCCACACGCGCGGACTCCGCGCCGCCATCCAGGCCGAACGGACGCTGCTGGCACCGGTCCGCGAACTCGCCGACCGCATCATTGACACCTCCGGGCTGACCATTTACGACCTCCGCCGCCAGCTCGGAGAAGCCCTCGGTGCCGGGCAGACGGCCCGCATGCGCGTCCTGCTGCTGAGTTTTGGTTTCAAACACGGCATCCCGACGGAAGCCGATCTGGTGCTCGACGTGCGCTTTCTCAAAAACCCCCACTACGTTCCCGAACTGCGCCCACTGACCGGCAGGGATGCGCCCGTCGCCGATTTCCTGCTCGCTGACGAAGAAGTGGTTGAAACCCGCAACCGCTTTGCGGAACTGCTTGCCTTTGTCGTCCCGCGCTATGCGCGCGACGGACGCAGTTACCTCACGATTGCCATCGGCTGCACGGGTGGCAAACACCGGTCGGTGATGATGGCCGAAGCGCTGGCCCGGGAAGTCCGCAAGCTGCGCTTTGCCGTGCGCGTCCGGCACCGCGACATGGCCAAGTGA
- a CDS encoding retropepsin-like aspartic protease, translating to MSRPTLFIRWQPLWWAWLVILTQASLPLAAIPKRNPTYRPAPVIWQEDRRGLCVTAWVNDAGPFTFVLDTGAGLTLLSPRTAARASVRETGRTLRLQGTGAGAGHIHRLVTAQTLALGQRNNRLPRVGRLVVVETLPPDVDGILDPTEVFGDTGYELDFPNRTLAPLIPQRTLGGTVVRWLPEAGGKRPFVALNGREPALIDTGSGFGLAIPAAKAAAFGIQPEVPVAARRLRDITGRTLEVTRVSPVSVRLEPLYLERIPTDLLHGTAPATPLLLGRDALRPFRIAFDLRQRRLIFFLPPPPPLVGRD from the coding sequence ATGTCACGACCGACGTTGTTCATCCGTTGGCAACCTTTGTGGTGGGCATGGTTGGTCATCCTGACCCAGGCAAGCCTGCCCCTGGCAGCCATACCAAAACGAAATCCCACGTATCGGCCCGCGCCGGTCATCTGGCAGGAAGACCGGCGCGGCCTGTGTGTGACGGCCTGGGTCAACGACGCCGGGCCGTTTACGTTTGTGCTGGACACCGGCGCCGGACTTACCCTGCTGTCGCCCCGTACGGCGGCGCGCGCCAGCGTACGCGAAACCGGCCGCACGTTGCGGCTCCAAGGCACCGGCGCGGGTGCAGGGCACATCCACCGTCTGGTGACGGCCCAAACGCTGGCGCTTGGACAGCGCAACAACCGGCTGCCCCGCGTCGGGCGCCTGGTCGTTGTGGAGACGCTGCCGCCCGATGTGGATGGCATTCTCGATCCAACCGAAGTTTTTGGAGACACTGGCTACGAACTCGACTTTCCCAACCGGACACTGGCCCCACTAATACCCCAGCGGACCCTGGGAGGAACGGTCGTGCGCTGGTTGCCCGAAGCGGGCGGAAAGCGTCCGTTCGTGGCGCTCAACGGCCGGGAACCGGCCCTGATTGACACGGGTTCAGGCTTTGGGTTGGCCATTCCGGCCGCCAAAGCAGCAGCCTTTGGCATCCAGCCGGAGGTTCCGGTCGCTGCGCGCCGCCTGCGGGACATCACAGGTCGTACACTTGAGGTCACGCGGGTGTCACCGGTGAGTGTCCGGCTGGAGCCATTGTACCTGGAACGCATCCCAACCGACCTGCTGCACGGCACAGCCCCTGCAACGCCCCTTCTCCTTGGGCGTGACGCCCTGCGCCCCTTCCGTATTGCCTTCGACCTGCGCCAGCGCCGCCTCATCTTCTTCCTTCCGCCGCCGCCCCCATTGGTTGGGCGGGACTGA
- a CDS encoding peptidoglycan-binding domain-containing protein: MLRKSLLLALLTAFILTGFGSPTFTAAQEAPAAEESAKPKKKKPRANNPNTDYGKAQQMLKDAGLYQGEITGYKNPETTEALRKYQEQNGLKVTGTLSNETREKMGLPKRKPPVRKKEEGGETAPQS; the protein is encoded by the coding sequence ATGTTACGCAAATCCCTGCTTCTGGCTCTGTTGACCGCTTTCATCCTGACCGGCTTTGGCAGCCCGACCTTCACCGCGGCCCAGGAAGCCCCGGCGGCTGAAGAAAGCGCCAAGCCAAAGAAGAAAAAACCCCGCGCCAACAATCCCAACACTGATTACGGCAAGGCCCAGCAGATGCTCAAGGACGCTGGCCTGTACCAGGGCGAGATCACCGGCTACAAGAACCCCGAAACCACCGAGGCGCTGCGCAAGTATCAGGAACAGAACGGCCTCAAAGTAACCGGCACGCTTAGCAATGAAACCCGCGAGAAAATGGGGCTGCCCAAGCGCAAGCCGCCGGTCAGGAAGAAGGAAGAAGGCGGCGAAACAGCGCCACAGTCCTAG
- the thiS gene encoding sulfur carrier protein ThiS — translation MTVTINGESRTFSEPATLAELVARLGFTDARRIAVERNGELAPRPRWADIPVEEGDRIEIVHFVGGG, via the coding sequence ATGACGGTCACGATCAACGGAGAATCCCGGACGTTTTCAGAACCGGCGACCCTGGCTGAACTGGTCGCCCGGCTTGGTTTTACGGATGCCCGCCGGATTGCTGTTGAACGCAACGGCGAACTGGCACCGCGGCCCAGGTGGGCGGACATTCCGGTGGAAGAGGGCGACCGGATTGAGATTGTCCATTTCGTCGGAGGCGGATAA
- a CDS encoding SprT-like domain-containing protein yields the protein MAHPAQPLRTPSEAELIQMFARWQQFIAPRARQPRAIQVTFYPYVGINNTIRLREGVMYVRLSDILIHAPKAVIEAVAGILLARLYRKPVPGRCTEVFREYVRSKPVTRLAEQRRRERGFKLISGARGKHYDLERLFHRLNQQYFDGQLRRPALTWSQRRTRRTFGHYDAAHHTIVISRTLDDARVPQLVVEYVLYHEMLHIRHGVTHVNGRRCVHTPAFQEDERRFAGYDEASAWLCRLAETLSRTRRR from the coding sequence ATGGCTCATCCGGCACAACCACTCCGCACACCTTCAGAAGCTGAACTCATCCAGATGTTTGCCCGCTGGCAGCAATTCATTGCGCCCCGGGCCAGACAGCCGCGCGCCATTCAGGTGACGTTTTACCCCTACGTGGGCATCAACAACACCATTCGCCTGCGGGAGGGTGTGATGTATGTCCGGCTGTCGGACATCCTCATCCACGCGCCAAAGGCTGTCATCGAAGCCGTGGCCGGCATTCTGCTGGCACGTCTGTACCGGAAGCCCGTTCCCGGCCGCTGCACGGAGGTGTTCCGGGAGTACGTGCGCTCGAAGCCGGTGACGCGGCTGGCCGAGCAGCGGCGGCGCGAGCGCGGGTTCAAGCTGATTTCCGGCGCGCGCGGGAAGCACTATGACCTCGAAAGGCTGTTTCACCGGCTCAATCAGCAGTATTTCGACGGCCAGCTTCGGCGTCCGGCGCTGACGTGGAGCCAGCGGCGGACGCGCCGGACCTTTGGCCACTACGACGCGGCCCACCACACCATCGTCATCAGCCGGACGCTGGATGACGCGCGCGTGCCGCAGTTGGTCGTCGAGTATGTGCTCTACCACGAAATGCTGCACATCAGGCATGGCGTCACGCACGTCAACGGCCGCCGGTGCGTTCACACGCCGGCATTTCAGGAAGATGAGCGCCGGTTTGCCGGGTATGATGAGGCTTCGGCCTGGCTTTGCCGGCTGGCCGAAACCCTGAGCCGGACGCGCCGCCGCTGA
- a CDS encoding suppressor of fused domain protein, translating to MPSVATSTPTPRMRRLFFRLVEVWGHPNRMAALGSLHVAVWEDPGGLATAFNTLGLSDQAQTPDGTPFELHWMIKRPLPPAGQTEAAAFLAQLAVTASQSQPAFDWQTRVEVPTGVPGFTHCREVWLHPALTDDDPDTLDDPQGPVKVLYVIPLTEYESFILRREGASALREYASANSIDLLEPR from the coding sequence ATGCCCTCTGTTGCTACGTCAACTCCGACGCCCAGAATGCGCCGGTTGTTTTTCAGACTTGTGGAAGTGTGGGGCCATCCAAACCGCATGGCGGCGCTGGGATCGCTTCACGTCGCTGTCTGGGAAGACCCCGGCGGACTGGCCACGGCTTTCAACACGCTGGGCCTGTCTGACCAGGCGCAGACTCCAGATGGCACACCCTTTGAGCTGCACTGGATGATCAAGCGTCCACTCCCGCCTGCCGGACAAACTGAGGCCGCGGCCTTTCTGGCGCAGTTGGCCGTCACCGCCAGCCAGTCACAGCCGGCCTTCGACTGGCAGACGCGCGTGGAAGTCCCGACCGGCGTTCCCGGCTTCACGCACTGCCGGGAAGTCTGGCTGCACCCGGCCCTGACCGACGACGATCCTGACACCCTCGATGACCCCCAAGGGCCCGTCAAGGTGCTCTACGTCATTCCACTTACCGAATACGAAAGTTTCATTTTGCGGCGGGAAGGCGCTTCAGCCCTGCGCGAATACGCCAGCGCCAACAGTATTGACCTGCTTGAGCCACGCTGA
- a CDS encoding MBL fold metallo-hydrolase: MEIEFLGTGTSVGIPMIGCDCPTCTSDDPRDRRLRVSLLVRHQGAQILIDPSIDFRQQALRAGLKSLDAVLITHAHADHVFGMDDLRALNYRQGAMPCFASAETWHNLYRMFSYAFGPPGPSSRPRLVPHVIGGDFTLCGLHVTPVALPHGDMTTLGFRLENFAYITDCNALPDAACEQLLGLEVLVLDCVRYKPHPTHLHLDAALAYIARLQPKRAYLTHMAHDIRHAELDARLPPGVRLAYDGLRLVVQEGAPVGRNNPCTA; encoded by the coding sequence ATGGAAATCGAATTCCTCGGCACGGGCACGTCCGTGGGCATCCCGATGATTGGCTGCGACTGCCCCACCTGCACCTCGGACGATCCACGCGACCGCCGGTTGCGCGTCTCACTACTTGTCCGCCATCAGGGAGCGCAGATACTCATTGACCCTTCGATTGATTTCCGCCAGCAGGCGCTGCGCGCCGGGTTGAAGTCGCTCGATGCCGTCCTCATCACCCACGCCCATGCCGACCACGTGTTCGGGATGGACGACCTGCGCGCCCTCAACTACCGCCAGGGCGCGATGCCGTGCTTTGCCAGCGCCGAAACGTGGCACAACCTGTACCGCATGTTCAGCTACGCCTTTGGCCCGCCCGGACCATCAAGCCGTCCGCGGCTGGTGCCCCACGTCATCGGCGGCGATTTCACCCTCTGCGGCCTACATGTCACACCAGTGGCGCTGCCCCACGGCGACATGACGACGCTCGGCTTCCGCCTCGAAAACTTCGCTTACATCACCGACTGCAACGCCCTTCCCGATGCCGCCTGTGAACAACTGCTGGGGCTGGAAGTGCTGGTGCTCGACTGCGTACGCTACAAGCCGCACCCCACCCATCTGCACCTCGATGCGGCGCTGGCCTACATTGCCCGGCTGCAACCCAAACGCGCCTACCTCACGCACATGGCGCACGACATCCGCCACGCCGAACTGGACGCCCGTCTGCCGCCGGGTGTCCGGCTGGCCTATGACGGTCTGCGGCTTGTGGTTCAGGAAGGCGCACCTGTCGGCCGGAACAACCCCTGCACCGCCTGA
- a CDS encoding Trm112 family protein: METATGHTDAALPAIELICCVVCRVPVVLLADRTGVQCPRCHRVYPIEDGIPQMLLEKARQPSESSLEGS; this comes from the coding sequence ATGGAAACTGCTACCGGTCACACCGACGCCGCCCTGCCCGCCATTGAGTTGATTTGCTGTGTGGTGTGCCGGGTTCCGGTCGTGTTGCTGGCTGACCGGACGGGCGTCCAGTGTCCACGCTGTCACCGGGTGTACCCGATTGAAGACGGTATTCCCCAGATGCTGCTTGAAAAGGCCCGACAACCTTCGGAATCCTCTCTGGAAGGGTCATGA
- a CDS encoding thiazole synthase, translating to MTDNLVIAGRTFRSRLMIGTGKYPDLETMRAAHRASGAEVVTVAVRRVNLADRSAGSLMDYLDLDRMLILPNTAACYTAEEAIRTARLAREILDTPWIKLEVIGDEKTLFPDNAGLIEATHTLAKEGFIVLPYFNDDLVAARRLIDAGAAAIMPLAAPIGSGLGIQNFTTLRILREMITDVPIIVDAGVGTASDVAIAMEMGMDGVLLNTAVATAQNPPLMAAAMKHAIEAGRMAYLAGRMPRRLYASASSPLDGLIGSRP from the coding sequence ATGACAGACAACCTGGTGATTGCCGGCCGTACCTTTCGTTCACGGCTCATGATCGGCACCGGCAAGTATCCTGATTTGGAAACCATGCGCGCCGCGCACCGCGCGTCGGGGGCGGAAGTCGTCACGGTCGCTGTCCGGCGCGTCAACCTGGCCGACCGTTCGGCCGGCTCGCTGATGGACTACCTCGACCTCGACCGCATGCTCATCCTGCCGAACACGGCCGCGTGCTACACCGCCGAGGAAGCCATCCGCACGGCCCGGCTTGCCCGTGAAATCCTCGACACGCCTTGGATCAAGCTGGAAGTCATCGGGGACGAAAAAACGCTCTTTCCCGACAATGCCGGACTGATCGAAGCCACGCACACGCTGGCCAAGGAAGGCTTCATCGTACTGCCCTACTTCAACGATGACCTCGTGGCAGCGCGGCGACTCATAGACGCCGGCGCCGCCGCCATTATGCCGTTGGCGGCCCCGATTGGTTCGGGCCTTGGCATTCAGAACTTCACGACGCTGCGCATCCTGCGGGAAATGATCACCGATGTACCGATTATCGTGGATGCCGGCGTTGGCACAGCGTCCGATGTTGCCATTGCCATGGAAATGGGCATGGACGGCGTACTGCTGAATACCGCCGTTGCCACGGCCCAGAATCCGCCGCTGATGGCCGCTGCCATGAAACACGCCATTGAAGCCGGGCGCATGGCCTATCTGGCCGGACGGATGCCGCGCCGCCTCTACGCCAGCGCGAGCAGCCCCCTCGACGGGCTGATCGGCTCGCGTCCGTAG
- a CDS encoding SDR family NAD(P)-dependent oxidoreductase, with protein sequence MFRLDGKVALITGGSSGIGRAIAELFAEVGARVAIVSRRLSAGQETVAHLTLMGGQAIHIQADVTQEADVRRSLEATLDRYGRLDIVVNNAGVNRRVSLEATTDDDWQMTFDVNVRGAFLYARHAIPHFQAQRQGCIINIAGLLGVKGGAGASPAFAASKGALVTLTKSLAVRYGREGIRVNCISPGFVPTEGNRQLIDDAPDPAARRREFEAGYPLGRLGRPEDVAYAALYLASGEAGWVTGINLVVDGGLLAR encoded by the coding sequence ATGTTCCGGCTCGACGGCAAGGTAGCCCTCATCACCGGCGGTTCCAGCGGCATCGGACGCGCCATCGCCGAACTGTTTGCCGAAGTCGGCGCGCGCGTGGCCATTGTGTCGCGGCGACTGTCGGCCGGGCAGGAAACCGTGGCCCACCTGACGCTGATGGGCGGGCAGGCGATTCACATTCAGGCGGATGTCACACAGGAAGCCGATGTCAGGCGCAGTCTGGAAGCGACGCTCGACCGCTATGGGCGGCTGGATATTGTCGTCAACAACGCGGGTGTCAACCGCCGGGTCAGCCTCGAAGCCACCACGGATGACGACTGGCAGATGACTTTCGATGTCAACGTCCGGGGGGCTTTTCTCTATGCCCGCCACGCCATACCGCACTTCCAGGCGCAGCGGCAGGGCTGCATCATCAACATTGCCGGACTGTTGGGCGTCAAGGGCGGGGCCGGCGCATCGCCGGCCTTTGCCGCCTCGAAAGGCGCGCTGGTGACGCTGACGAAATCCCTGGCCGTGCGCTACGGGCGCGAAGGCATCCGCGTCAACTGCATTTCACCCGGCTTCGTCCCGACCGAAGGCAACCGGCAGCTCATTGACGATGCGCCCGACCCGGCTGCCCGCCGGCGCGAGTTTGAGGCCGGCTATCCCCTGGGCCGTCTGGGCCGCCCGGAAGATGTCGCCTACGCCGCCCTGTATCTCGCTTCTGGCGAAGCCGGTTGGGTGACGGGCATCAATCTCGTCGTGGATGGCGGACTGCTTGCCCGATAG
- a CDS encoding FecR family protein, whose protein sequence is MQRSILTLTLLAGAWTFSATAVSAQTTPQAPTTEVPIRGANTVSLPEQFIVSAKAGTINFIEGTVTSSRAKTPDTWRGVSLSDRLKTGDRLRTSAEGRAEILLNPGSYLRLDGDGEIVMTNPNLDALAVEVISGSALFEITGTDGTELLLRIITPNGTVNVVRNGLYRVTVPREGAPTVAVTKGRITVEQGGRSLPVKDKQLVTLDATAVTTAKLDKKDRDAFDEWSRNRAKTLRDANARLRDRDVLAAFNGWRQSGAYGFGFAPFFGLWLFDARLGSYTFFPFYGYWNSPYGFAYGTSWGLPWDMYRPTLYFNPAPPTAPMNGPGTVAGQPAGKPTAPGEMPIEPVAPGDGSLGEMGRQRPMPTARPMPTPPRFDPSPRPSASLGDDDHLPALPRRELPSPVARPTFDDGGFGKPGYDMPMRGGMTRGSMTPDYGGSTMRGGYGGDAGPGISPAPGGGMRPAAPVRSGGDGQTRTQSPVVE, encoded by the coding sequence ATGCAGCGATCTATTCTCACACTGACGTTATTGGCTGGTGCCTGGACGTTCAGCGCAACCGCCGTCAGCGCCCAAACGACCCCCCAGGCGCCAACGACGGAAGTCCCCATCCGCGGCGCCAACACGGTGAGCCTGCCGGAACAGTTCATCGTTTCGGCTAAGGCCGGCACGATCAACTTCATCGAAGGTACGGTCACAAGCAGCCGGGCCAAAACCCCGGACACCTGGCGCGGCGTCAGTCTCAGCGACCGCCTCAAAACCGGTGATCGCCTGCGCACGAGCGCTGAAGGGCGGGCTGAAATCCTGCTCAATCCCGGCTCCTACCTGCGCCTCGACGGCGACGGGGAAATCGTCATGACCAACCCCAACCTCGACGCACTGGCGGTGGAAGTCATCTCCGGGAGCGCCCTGTTTGAAATCACTGGAACCGATGGCACGGAACTTCTGCTGCGCATCATCACGCCGAACGGCACGGTGAATGTCGTGCGGAACGGTCTGTACCGCGTGACCGTCCCACGGGAAGGCGCACCGACGGTGGCCGTGACCAAGGGCCGGATTACCGTCGAGCAGGGTGGGCGCTCGCTGCCGGTCAAGGACAAACAGCTTGTCACCCTCGATGCCACGGCGGTGACGACGGCCAAGCTCGACAAAAAAGACCGCGACGCCTTCGATGAATGGAGCCGCAACCGCGCCAAGACCCTGCGGGATGCCAACGCCCGCCTGCGCGACCGGGATGTGCTGGCGGCGTTCAACGGCTGGCGGCAGAGCGGCGCGTATGGTTTCGGCTTTGCGCCCTTCTTCGGTCTCTGGCTCTTTGATGCCCGGCTGGGCAGCTATACCTTCTTTCCGTTTTACGGGTACTGGAACTCACCCTACGGCTTTGCCTATGGCACGAGCTGGGGCCTGCCGTGGGATATGTACCGCCCCACGCTGTACTTCAATCCAGCGCCCCCGACCGCGCCGATGAATGGCCCTGGTACAGTCGCCGGTCAGCCGGCCGGAAAGCCGACCGCGCCGGGCGAGATGCCGATTGAGCCGGTCGCGCCCGGCGATGGCTCGCTGGGCGAAATGGGCCGCCAGCGCCCCATGCCAACAGCGCGTCCGATGCCGACACCACCACGGTTCGATCCGTCGCCGCGCCCGTCCGCCAGCCTGGGAGACGATGATCATCTGCCGGCCCTGCCGCGCCGGGAACTGCCCTCGCCGGTGGCACGTCCCACCTTCGATGACGGCGGCTTCGGCAAGCCCGGCTACGACATGCCCATGCGCGGCGGGATGACGCGCGGCAGCATGACGCCTGACTACGGCGGCTCAACCATGCGTGGGGGCTACGGCGGCGATGCCGGGCCGGGGATCAGTCCCGCGCCCGGCGGCGGCATGCGCCCGGCTGCCCCGGTACGCTCCGGCGGCGACGGCCAAACCCGCACCCAAAGCCCTGTCGTCGAGTGA
- a CDS encoding NADH-quinone oxidoreductase subunit I: protein MTTTAPTRRNWKQTLERFFMLDLLKGFALTFKYTKKVLTEPRGTGGDPLRGAYTEFYPEERPKVSERFRGAPRLNLDPATGDTLCIACNLCALACPENCINVGAVNRVVMEDGKPKKKKVLATYVYDTSRCMFCDLCVEACPTDCIELTQEFELASYNRAGMVWDREQLEKGREIVRYGRQLN from the coding sequence ATGACGACAACCGCGCCCACCAGACGCAACTGGAAGCAGACCCTGGAGCGCTTCTTCATGCTGGATTTGCTCAAGGGCTTTGCGCTTACCTTCAAGTACACCAAAAAGGTACTGACCGAACCCCGTGGCACCGGCGGTGACCCGCTGCGCGGCGCTTACACGGAGTTTTACCCGGAAGAGCGTCCCAAGGTCAGCGAGCGGTTTCGTGGCGCGCCACGTCTGAACCTCGACCCGGCCACCGGCGACACGCTGTGCATTGCGTGTAACCTGTGCGCCCTGGCCTGCCCGGAAAACTGCATCAATGTCGGCGCTGTCAACCGCGTGGTCATGGAAGACGGCAAGCCGAAGAAAAAGAAAGTGCTTGCCACTTACGTCTATGACACGTCGCGCTGCATGTTCTGTGACCTGTGCGTGGAAGCCTGCCCGACCGACTGCATCGAGCTGACTCAGGAGTTTGAGCTGGCCAGCTACAACCGGGCCGGCATGGTCTGGGACCGCGAACAGCTCGAAAAGGGACGGGAAATCGTCCGCTACGGACGCCAACTTAACTGA
- a CDS encoding PAS domain S-box protein: MSNSSEPSYETAYAEALEAALAGQPALPSFFESWEADAWPPAADLIRLHTRLLQGRNDVAQERAASFLAEVLAQYDARYAALREDFASLERLTSVGTWKYDVRQQRLSWSDRALEELGMSREEALTDPNMVIAHFVHPDDREQVAAALFRTITEGTDFFQQYRLLHPTQGVRHRQCRGEARRDAAGQVTQVFMVSRDVTEDVAYREHIQLLEAVLDNIHDVVLVTEAEPIDPPGPRILYVNRAFEQMTGYTALEAIGQTPRMLQGPETSAEARARIRQALQNWQSITIELINYRKDGHPFWSEMAIVPIADTTGHYTHWVAVQRDVTERRRIEAQQRQRSRLESVGQLSAGIAHNFNNLLAIIQGYGEMIRRDVAHSPQLLRRLESILRAVRRGSELVQELMVFSRQRDGQPQILDVCRAAREVLDMARRLLPAEIEVDDLSLASLTGESLLAHLDASRFSQALLNLILNARDAMPTGGHLTVTVGQQTVTNALTQLTARVVYAHPPEPGDYVFVKVSDTGVGMDAGTQQRIFEPFFTTKEVGQGTGLGLATVYGFVGESRGFITVDSAPRKGTTIGLFFPLAQGTPAAEKVSGEVKLLSALLPADATALIVEDEAELGAFLSETLSDMGFKTVHHVQDGAEAVPLAERLGSPLALVVTDRSLPHVTGLQIIAELANRGLCERFLLISGLPGQEDLPELPPGVRLGRLQKPFSVKQLYQAVQGLFRPTGAPS; the protein is encoded by the coding sequence ATGTCGAATTCATCAGAGCCTTCCTATGAAACAGCTTATGCTGAAGCCTTGGAAGCCGCACTCGCCGGTCAGCCGGCGCTGCCGTCCTTTTTTGAGTCCTGGGAAGCCGATGCCTGGCCGCCGGCGGCTGACCTCATCCGCCTCCACACCCGGCTTCTTCAGGGGCGGAATGATGTGGCCCAGGAGCGTGCGGCATCGTTTCTGGCCGAGGTTCTGGCGCAGTACGACGCGCGGTATGCCGCCCTCCGGGAAGACTTTGCCTCCCTGGAGCGGCTGACCAGCGTCGGAACCTGGAAGTACGATGTCCGACAGCAACGCCTGTCGTGGTCAGACCGGGCACTGGAAGAGCTAGGGATGTCGCGGGAAGAGGCTTTGACGGATCCAAACATGGTCATTGCCCATTTCGTTCACCCGGATGATCGGGAACAGGTAGCTGCTGCCCTGTTCCGTACCATAACGGAAGGAACTGACTTTTTTCAGCAGTATCGCCTTCTGCATCCCACACAGGGGGTGCGCCATCGGCAGTGCCGTGGCGAAGCGCGCCGCGATGCCGCCGGGCAGGTGACGCAGGTGTTCATGGTTTCACGGGATGTGACCGAGGATGTGGCCTACCGGGAACACATCCAGTTGCTTGAAGCTGTTCTGGACAACATCCACGATGTCGTGCTTGTGACCGAAGCCGAGCCGATTGATCCGCCCGGGCCGCGGATTCTCTACGTCAACCGGGCGTTTGAGCAGATGACGGGCTACACAGCGCTCGAAGCCATCGGGCAGACGCCGCGCATGCTCCAGGGACCGGAAACCTCGGCGGAAGCCCGCGCCCGGATTCGGCAGGCGCTGCAAAACTGGCAGTCCATCACGATTGAACTCATCAACTACCGCAAGGATGGCCACCCGTTCTGGTCCGAGATGGCGATTGTGCCGATTGCCGATACAACCGGCCACTACACCCACTGGGTGGCCGTCCAGCGCGATGTGACCGAGCGCCGCCGCATCGAAGCCCAGCAGCGCCAACGCTCCCGGCTCGAATCCGTGGGGCAGTTGTCGGCCGGGATTGCCCATAACTTCAACAATCTGCTCGCCATCATCCAGGGGTACGGCGAAATGATCCGCCGGGATGTCGCCCACTCCCCGCAACTTCTGCGCCGCCTGGAAAGCATCCTGCGCGCCGTCAGGCGCGGAAGCGAACTCGTTCAGGAACTCATGGTGTTTTCACGCCAGCGCGACGGGCAGCCGCAGATACTTGACGTGTGCCGCGCTGCCCGGGAAGTGCTCGATATGGCCCGCCGCCTGCTTCCCGCCGAAATCGAAGTGGATGATCTGTCTCTGGCGTCGCTGACCGGCGAAAGTCTCCTGGCCCATCTCGACGCCAGCCGTTTCTCGCAGGCGCTGCTCAATCTCATCCTCAATGCGCGCGACGCCATGCCGACCGGTGGGCACCTGACCGTCACCGTCGGGCAGCAGACCGTCACCAACGCACTCACGCAGTTGACGGCGCGTGTCGTCTATGCCCACCCGCCGGAGCCGGGCGACTATGTGTTCGTGAAGGTGAGCGATACAGGTGTGGGGATGGATGCCGGAACCCAGCAGCGCATCTTCGAGCCGTTTTTCACGACGAAAGAGGTGGGCCAGGGCACCGGCCTGGGACTGGCAACCGTCTATGGCTTTGTGGGTGAAAGCCGCGGCTTCATCACGGTGGATTCAGCTCCCCGGAAGGGCACGACCATCGGGCTGTTCTTTCCACTCGCGCAAGGCACGCCGGCGGCTGAAAAAGTTTCAGGTGAGGTGAAGCTGCTCTCGGCTCTGCTCCCCGCAGATGCCACGGCGCTGATCGTCGAGGATGAAGCCGAACTGGGTGCGTTCCTGTCCGAAACGCTCTCGGACATGGGCTTCAAAACGGTTCACCACGTGCAGGACGGCGCGGAAGCCGTTCCACTGGCCGAACGCCTGGGTTCACCGCTGGCGCTGGTTGTCACTGACCGGTCGCTGCCGCACGTGACAGGGCTACAGATCATAGCGGAGTTGGCAAACCGTGGCCTGTGTGAACGGTTCCTGCTCATCAGCGGGCTGCCGGGGCAGGAAGACCTGCCGGAACTGCCGCCCGGCGTACGGCTTGGGCGGCTTCAGAAGCCCTTTTCTGTGAAGCAGCTCTATCAGGCGGTGCAGGGGTTGTTCCGGCCGACAGGTGCGCCTTCCTGA